A region of the Paenibacillus sp. J23TS9 genome:
GGATTCTAAAATGTGTATGTACTTTTATCTGAAATGCATGAAACCTCACTTCTATTCTGTAAAGCCTCTCCCTCGATAAAATTCCTCTAAACAGACTGCTTCCGAAGTATCGTCCCTCTACCTTAATAACCTCTGCAGATTTAGCAAATTTGCGTATACATGGCTGAATGAATTCCTGAAGAAGATTCCGTTCTGTACATAGCTTAAAAACAGGGATGCACTATTTTCGAGCCTCTCAGGGCTAATAGGCGCATTCCCTGTTTTTGTGACATATTAAGCAGAAGTAGATTCTACAGCAAGTCGATATCAAGACTCTGGAGCTGCATCAGGTGTACGGCTGACAGCTTCTCCAAACAATTCATCCCCTCTTCCGTCAATGCTATATGAACGCTCCGGGCATCTTTCGGGTTAGAACGACGAAGAACCAGCCCCGCGTTTACGCATCGAGAAACCAAGCCAACGCAGGCATGATGGGTAACTTGCAGCTTTTCAGCAGCCTCAGCGATCGTCACGTAATCTCTTCCCGGATACCCTTGTATGATAAGCATCAGCTGATGTTGCTGCGGAGTCAAACCGACCTCTCTCGCTGCACTCTCACTGAAACGAATAAACTTTCTCAACTTGTACCGGAACTCGGCCAACTGCTCGTACACAACCTTCGGTAAACTTTCTTCAGGCATGATTATTTCCTCCTTCACATATTTATATCGCAATACGATATGATTTGGGGATGTGAATCCCGAGAAAGGGACTTAGAAAATCAGGATGAAAGTGGGGTTTTGTGAAATGATCAAGTTTGGAAAGACATGGCGATCTGTCACCATTGGATTATTATTTGCGGTATTTGCGCTTGGACTGTTACCCTTTCTGATCATTTACAGCTTGACCGAGCATTATGGAATGCCCGATTTATATGATTGGATAGGAGTTCCGCCCCTGCAAATTTTCTCTCGCATGAAGAAGCAACCCCCAGATCGTAATAATGATCATCCAGAACAGTAATCTATATGGAGATGTCCTTTTCTCTCCATTTTTTCAAATATAGAAACTTGGTCTTATGCAGTTGAAGCATTTCTTTAATAAAAAAAGAATGGATGGAAGATGACAGAAGCGAGTAACCTTAATAACGTGTCGTATCCAGTAACCCTTTCGGGGAGATTTCCACCTCTTAGACGAGACACCATTACAATTCCAATACCGTCAGCTGTAATGAGACCTGCTTCATCAATTATTGAGCGTAAAGATGTATCTTTTTGACAAGCCATGGTGATCTCTGGGTTAACCGTTATTACATGAAAGAGTTCGGGTCTATTCTCTTCAATTACATCAGTGAGAACTTCGATTGTGCGGTCTAACGTCATCTTTGGGAAATTAACTCCCATGACTTTGGCGTATTTCTCCATAATGATTTGTCCACCCTCATTAAATATGTTAGCTACATTTTAACATGGATGTTATTTCCAAACTATCCTGCCCTATAGAACAATAAAAAAGCTGTACTGCTGCGCTTGGGAAGTCGAATTTTCCTTATGGATCTATACACTTTAACAAGAAAAAGCAGCCCGTTAACCGAGCTGCCTTCCGCTTCTTTACATTCTAACACGCTTTAAATGATCTATCGCTTTGATTCTTCCGTACTGGATCACTTTGTCACCATACTTTTAGCAAGGTTGATTACATCCGTTTTCGCATTCTTAGCCCTAATTGAATAGTTCACATTGTTTGCTGGATCCGTCCAATCTAAGTGATCCTTTCCATTTATGTCCGTTGTATAAGTACACTCTATGCCATTGATGCCGAGGGTCTCCGTTTTTTCATCGGGATTGGAGCCGGGTACAGGTGTCCCGCCTATCGGCTCCGAGGACTTCACAAATGACGCGACCACTGACACTTCTACTTTGTTTTTCACGAACGTAAGAACGGCACTAGATTCTTCGACGACCTCCAAAGATTTGGTGTACAAGGTTTTCTTTCCTTGTGCTGCTTGCTCTTTCAATTCTCGATCCAATTTTTGATATAATTCCGATGTCGGATCCGGATTTTGCGGATATAAGAATCCAGCTTTGAATGTATAACCTTTTGGCAAAGTTGCAGGCTTCGCGAGCGAAGGTGCGTTTATTTTCTTGGCTTTGGCCATATAATCGTTGTATTTTTGGAACATAAAACCTTTCCCTGCAAATGAGATCCGATCGGACGGGTTAAGCTTTGGATCCTTCACATAATACGCGATGACTTGACCTGGCTTGAGTCCTGCGTACAGCTTATCGATCTGATCTTGTACAGTTGCAGGCTTTTGGTCTGCCTTAATCAGAGTAACGGCGACTTTATTTTTCAAGTCTTTTGGCGATACTGACGGAGTCGAGGCGTATGCGCTGACCGTTCCAGCAATGCTCATGACTGCCACGAGAGAAATAACGGTTTTCAATTTCGTTCCTAACATGGATATTCGTGCTCCTTTCGGCCGCAAGGGCCTTGCATGATTGGATTTTGATTACATAACATATAACAACCGGTAAACCAGAAAAGGGACTCTTTTTACAATTACTAAATCAGTTCACTCGTTTATTCACCCATGATTCCTGCTGCAATTTTGGCGAACTCTTCTTTTGAAAGAGGGTCTTTCGCGTCATCCGTGATGTTGTATAATACATGTCCTGTCGCGTCAAGCCATGTTAGTATGCGAGTATAGGTTGCGGCTGAACCCGATTCAGGTGATGACAGGAGCATCTCCTTTCCGTTTACCACTAGTTTCTCAGCATTTCCGGAAGGAACCTGAACGGTTGAATTCGTGGGCTTGGAGAAAGCGACGATGTTGATCTGATGATCTCCTTTGCGATATCGAATCATCGATGATGCCCCTTTCGTTGGAGGAATCATTTTGTAAAATAACGCTTGCTCGTCCGTAGATTTCTCCGCCATTGCCTTCAGTTCTGCTAGAAGCTGTTCATATTCAGGAGTTCCCGCGAAAGGTTCAGGCTTCGCCTGAATGCTGCCGGTGTCAAATAAATAACCTTTGGGCATATATGTTGGCTCTTGAATTTGTGGCGTATCCGTGGTTTGCATTTCTTTGGATAATTCATCATAACTCCGGTGCATATACGGGACATACAGGAAATGAACCGGGTTGAGCGTCTCAGCCGCCTGTATTTGTTTGTCCTTGACATAATAGGCAGCCATCTCGCCAGGCTTCAGTTTTTTCTTGAGCTCTGCTTCATACTTATCCAATACATTTATGTAATAATTCGCGTAAGGGTTGGACTGCTGTGCAATCGAAGTTATGACGATTTTTCCTTCATGGTTTCTAATTTCAATGAATCTGGTGCCCGCGTATACGGTAATGGATGAGAGCAGGACCACAGCGCAAAATGAGGCGATAAGAGCCATCCTCCGACGAGTGCCTGCACGCAGATCGGATTTTCTTCTTCCCTCGTATTGATGAACTTTGCGCATTACAGCAGAAGTAACGTCGATATGATCATGACTTTCCATGCGTTCCATGTTTCTCAGAGCTTGACCTTGACCAGACTCTCCTCTGTCTTGCATCCTTTCTCACCTTCCTTCTCAACGATCAGCCGGATCACTTTTTGCTTTAATCGCATATATTTTTTCTTGACCGCATCCGTGCTTTTACCGAGAATGTCGGCGATCTCGGCAAATCGTTTTTCTTCAAAAACTCTTAAAATCAGAATACTTCGCTCATCCGCCGATAGCCTAGACAGGGCATATTCAAGCGATGGACTGAACAGTTGACGATCCAACTTCTGTTCAGCGCTTTCGGTGAAAGTTACAGACTTAAAGAGTCGATATACTCGATCACGGACACGGCGCTTACGGAGCAAATTAAGACAGTGATGATAAGCAATCTTATACAACCATGATGAGAACGTCGCCCTCGGTTCATACAAATCAAGCTTCCTGTAGGTCTTGAATAAAATATCCTGAACTGCGTCTCGAGCATCTTGCTTACACCCGAGCATACGCCTGCAGTATACATAGATTTGTTGTTGGTACATTTCTACAATCGGTCGAAAAGCTTCTCGATCACCTGCTTTCACCCGACTAACATACTCCTCTGTTGAGTCCAACTCTGAGTTCACCCCACTTCTCTGTTTATCCCTTAAAACACTTCTGGTTGCCCAAAAGGGACATTTGAATTTTTGAATTGTTGTTTTTTATCGACGCAGAACAAAATGGACTGCCTTAAAGGCAGCCGTTTTCCTTCTAGTGACGTTGGCATGTGAAAATAATATTTGGTCTTTCCAATTATATCCCACACATATTTGAATCTCTCCCTTGAGTATGAATCAAGTTCACTGACCGAACGTATTTCGCCCAAAACATGAAACGATTAATCATATCTGTCCTCGAAAACGGGCCGAGGCAAGACCGTAAATGGGACTGTGTGCAGCGAATAAGGCGCTCTCTTTCCATATATGACTTAATCTGTATAGTCATATATAATAGATTGATAGTCAATTATATTGGAGGAGGAATATCCTTGGACTCTACCTTGCAAATGTTAAAAGCTCTAACCGACGCCAACGGCGTACCAGGTCACGAAGACGAAGTGCGCGACGTTATGCGGGAGCACATTGCCCCTTACGCTGATGAAGTGACGGTTGATCATCTCGGCAGCTTGATCGCCAAAAAAACGGGCACAGCCCCGGACGGCCCTAAAATTATGGTAGCCGGACATTTGGATGAAATCGGTTTCATGGTGACGCGGATCGACGACAAAGGCTTCCTATACTTTCAACCGCTCGGCGGCTGGTGGGAGCAAGTGATGCAAGCGCAGCGGGTGACCGTCATGACGCGCAAGGGGAACATTCCCGGCGTGATCGGCTCGAAACCGCCGCATATTTTATCGCCGGAAGCCCGCAAAAATCCAGTTGACAAAAAAGAGATGTTCATTGATATCGGCGCGGAAAGCAAAGAACAAGCTACGGAGTTCGGCGTTCGCCCGGGCGACTCCATCGTACCTGTTTGCGAATTTACCGTGATGAAAAATGAAAAAATGCTGATGGCAAAAGCTTGGGACAACCGCATCGGCTGTGCCATTGCGATCGAAGTACTGAAGCAATTGAAAAACGTCGAGCATCCGAATACCGTATACGGAGTCGGCACCGTTCAAGAGGAAGTCGGCTTGCGCGGAGCGAAAACGGCCGCAAATGTCATTCAACCGGATATCGGTTTCTCGGTTGACGTAGGGATCGCCGGCGATACGCCGGGTGTGAGCGAGAAGGACGCCTTGGCCAAAATGGGCAAAGGGCCACAAATTCTCATTTATGACGGATCGATGATCTCGCATCGCCGTCTGCGCAACTTCGTTACCGACACAGCGGATGAGCTAGGCATTCCTTATCAATTCGACTATGTCGCAGGAGGCGGCACCGACGCGGGCGCCATTCACGTGACAGCCGGCGGCGTACCGTCGCTTGCGATTTCGATTGCAACGCGATATATTCACACGCATGCGGCGATTCTTCACCGCGAGGATTTCGAAAATGCCGTGAAGCTGATTAACGAAGTAATCAAACGATTGGATAAAAACAAAGTGAAGGAACTTACATTCGGCCAAGGGTAAGGAGTGACTGCGCTCTCTTCCCGATTTTGGTTCTATGTGTGTTTGCGCAACGCGGCTGCCGATCTATGTCGGCAGCCGCGTATTCGTTTATTTATTGAGCTATCGTGT
Encoded here:
- a CDS encoding M42 family metallopeptidase, which produces MLKALTDANGVPGHEDEVRDVMREHIAPYADEVTVDHLGSLIAKKTGTAPDGPKIMVAGHLDEIGFMVTRIDDKGFLYFQPLGGWWEQVMQAQRVTVMTRKGNIPGVIGSKPPHILSPEARKNPVDKKEMFIDIGAESKEQATEFGVRPGDSIVPVCEFTVMKNEKMLMAKAWDNRIGCAIAIEVLKQLKNVEHPNTVYGVGTVQEEVGLRGAKTAANVIQPDIGFSVDVGIAGDTPGVSEKDALAKMGKGPQILIYDGSMISHRRLRNFVTDTADELGIPYQFDYVAGGGTDAGAIHVTAGGVPSLAISIATRYIHTHAAILHREDFENAVKLINEVIKRLDKNKVKELTFGQG
- a CDS encoding RNA polymerase sigma factor translates to MKAGDREAFRPIVEMYQQQIYVYCRRMLGCKQDARDAVQDILFKTYRKLDLYEPRATFSSWLYKIAYHHCLNLLRKRRVRDRVYRLFKSVTFTESAEQKLDRQLFSPSLEYALSRLSADERSILILRVFEEKRFAEIADILGKSTDAVKKKYMRLKQKVIRLIVEKEGEKGCKTEESLVKVKL
- a CDS encoding WecB/TagA/CpsF family glycosyltransferase translates to MEKYAKVMGVNFPKMTLDRTIEVLTDVIEENRPELFHVITVNPEITMACQKDTSLRSIIDEAGLITADGIGIVMVSRLRGGNLPERVTGYDTLLRLLASVIFHPFFFY
- a CDS encoding MarR family winged helix-turn-helix transcriptional regulator; this encodes MPEESLPKVVYEQLAEFRYKLRKFIRFSESAAREVGLTPQQHQLMLIIQGYPGRDYVTIAEAAEKLQVTHHACVGLVSRCVNAGLVLRRSNPKDARSVHIALTEEGMNCLEKLSAVHLMQLQSLDIDLL